TACGATCCGCGAATCCCGCCGACAACAACCATGCAGCCAGGCTTTCATTTACCTTGCCCGCATTCACTTTACCTGCATCCACCTTGCCTGACGTCTTGCCGACACGGCGCGCCAACTGTTGCGCCCGGCGCTGCCAGTGATTGGCGGGACGATGCAGCGCGTCGGACAGATTCGGCGACCCGGCGCGCGGCGGTTCTTCGATGATCGCCGCCAGCAACGCCGCCGTCGCCAGCGCATCCGGATCCTGCCCGGCGGCATGCAGCATCGCCGCCAGCCGCGGATCGCTGCCCAGCTCTGCCATCTTACGCCCGTCCGCCGTCAGCCGTTGCTGCGCATCGCACGTACCCAGTTGCGTCAGCAGGCGGTCCGCCGCCAGCAACGCGGGCTGCGGCGGGGTATCCAGCCAACAGAGCTGCGCAACGTCGCCGCAGCCCCATTGCAACAGATCCAGCCGCAGCCCAGACAGATCGCTGTGCAGGATTTCCGGCTCGCTTTGCGCCACGGCGCGTTCCGCCTGCTCACGGGCGAACAGATGCCAGCACAAGCCCGGCTCCAGACGCCCGGCGCGTCCGGCGCGCTGCACCATCGATGCCTGGCTGATACGCTGCGTCGCCAGGCGAGTCAGCCCGGTTTTGACATCAAACAGCGCCACCCGTTCCAGGCCGCCGTCCACCACCACTCGGATGCCTTCGATGGTCAGACTGGTTTCGGCGATGTTGGTCGCCAGCACCACTTTGCGCCGCCCGACGGCAGCCGGGAGAATCGCTTTCTGTTGCTCCGCCAGCGTCAGCGCGCCGTACAGCGGGCAGATATCCACCGCCGTCGGCACCGCGTTTTCCAACAGCGTCTGCAAGCGTTTGATTTCCGCCACGCCCGGCAAAAATACCAGCAACGAGCCGGTTTCCTCCTGCAACAAGCGATAAATAAGCCGGGCCGCCGCCTCCTCCAGCCGCTCCTGCGAGCCAACCGTCTGGTAATGCCGGTCCACCGGCCAGGAGCGCCCTTGCGACGACACGCTGAGCGATTGCGGTAATAAAGAAGAGAGCCGGGAATTGTCCAGCGTGGCGGACATGATCAGCAACTTCAGGTCATCGCGCAGCCCTTGCTGGACATCCAGCAGCAGCGCCAGTGCCAGATCGGCCTGCAGACTGCGCTCGTGAAACTCGTCCAGTATCACCAGCGAGACGCCGTCCAGCGCCGGATCGTGTTGCAGCATCCGGGTCAAAATGCCTTCCGTCACCACTTCCAGCCGGGTCTGGCTGCTGACCCGGCTTTCCGAACGCATGCGGTAACCGACGGTCTGCCCCGGCGTTTCCCCCAGCCACTCCGCCAGCCGGAAAGCCACGCTTTTGGCCGCCAGCCGACGCGGCTCCAGCATAATAATGCGGCCGGAAAAGCCGCTCCGCTGCAACAGTTGCAACGGCAACCAGGTGGACTTTCCGGCACCGGTCGGGGCATGCAGCAACACCTGCGGCGCGGTATGCAACGCCTGGATGACGTCATCCAGTACGGCGCTGACGGGGGGTAGACTCACACAACTCTCCGTAATCATGGCTGTATCCGGCGGCACAACCCTGGCCGGACGCTATATAAAGGCAGTATCTCAGTGAATAAAAAACGGCGCGTCGGCCGGCGTCTGCACATGGCAAATGGCGGAACGCAACCTTAACTTTCTCCGGCGGGCATTGTAGCATCGGAACCCCGCAGAACGGAGAGATTGCCATGACCCCGACCCGTCGCCTGTTTTTTGCCCTGTCGTTGCCAGACGCTATCGGTCAGCAGATCGTACACTGGCGCGCCGCGCAATTCGCTCCCGAAGCCGGTCGCCCGGTAGCGGCAGCCAATCTGCACCTGACACTGGCCTTCCTCGGCGAGGTCAGCGACGCCAAAATGCAAGTTTTGCAGACGCTGGCCGGGCGTATCCGTCAGCCGGCGTTTACCCTTAACCTCAACGACGCCGGCCACTGGCCCCGCCCAGGCGTGGTGTGGCTCGGTTGCCGTCAGGCGCCGCGCGGATTGCTGCAACTGGCGGAGATGTTACGCTCGCAGGCGGCGCGCAACGGTTGCTATCAACCCCCTCAGCCGTTTTATCCGCACATCACGCTGCTGCGCGGCGCCACCCGTCCGGTGCCGGTGCCGGCCGCCACATTCGGCTGGACGGTGCAGGTCGAGCAGTTTTTTCTGTACGAATCGCGCGCCGAAGCGGGTCGAACCCATTATCACCCCGTCGCCCACTGGCCGTTGCTGACTTCCTGAGAGACATCATTCATGCAATTTTCCCCACGCCTGCAACCCGCTACGCTGCTCAAACGTTACAAACGATTTCTGGCGGATGTGGTGACCCCAGACGGAAAAAACCTGACGCTACACTGCCCTAATACCGGCGCCATGACCGGCTGCGGCACGCCGGGCGATACCGTCTGGTACTCCACCTCGGATAACCCGAAACGCAAGTACCCTCATACCTGGGAACTGACGCAGACCGCGCAAGGGCACTGGATTGGCGTGAATACCCTGCGCGCTAATCAGTTGGTGCTTGAGGCGCTGCAAGCAGGCCGACTGGCCGATTTTACAGGTTACACCACTATCCGCGCCGAAGTGCGCTATGGTTCGGAAAACAGCAGGATAGACGTGTTATTGCAGGCGGAGGACCGGGCGGACTGCTATATTGAAGTTAAATCAGTCACATTATTGCAACACGGATGTGGTTACTTTCCCGATGCGGTCACGCTCAGAGGGCAAAAGCATCTGCGGGAACTGCAACAGGTGGCGGCGCAGGGTGGTCGTGCCGTATTGTGTTTCGCCGCGCTGCACTCCGGCATCGACCGGATTTCGCCGGCGCAACACATTGACCGACATTACGCCGAATTATTACAACTATCCCGGCAGCAGGGGGTTGAAATTCTGTGCTACGGTGCCCATATCACCCCGGATGGCATGACGCTGGGGGAGTTGTTACCGTTCAATAACGTGACGACAGCGAGCTAATTCTGCCACGCGTTATGTATTATCTGATGGGATTATGCCGTTTCTCACACTTTGTCAGGCCGGTGTCGGGAATCATTGCCAACCTAACCTCCATCTGTTATTTATAGCGGCCTGTTTTTCCCCCCTGGGGGAGTCGATACTGCGTGTCGTGTTTATGTAGGAGAAGCAACATGCAAGAAGGGCAAAACCGTAAGACATCCTCTCTGAGCATTCTCGCGATTGCCGGAGTGGAGCCATACCAGGAGAAGCCGGGCGAAGAATACATGAACGACGCTCAGCTGGCTCATTTCAGGCGTATTCTTGAAGCATGGCGCAATCAACTCAGGGACGAAGTCGATCGAACCGTATCGCACATGCAGGATGAAGCCGCTAACTTCCCGGACCCGGTAGACCGTGCCGCGCAGGAAGAAGAGTTTAGCCTTGAACTGCGCAACCGCGATCGCGAACGTAAGCTGATCAAGAAGATTGCCAAAACACTGCAGAAAATCGAAGACGAGGACTTTGGCTATTGCGAGTCCTGCGGCGTGGAAATCGGTATCCGTCGTCTGGAAGCCCGTCCCACCGCCGATCTGTGCATCGACTGCAAAACGCTGGCCGAAATCCGCGAAAAGCAGATGGCCGGATGATATCCGCCCGGCGGGAAAGCCTACCGCCCTACCGCCGGGTTTTCGCTTCTTATGACCAGCCAGTATCACTCTTAACCGGCATGATGTCGCCGTATGTCTGAATTACGCCCTTACGTCGGACGCTTCGCGCCTTCTCCATCCGGCGATCTCCATTTTGGTTCCCTGATTGCCGCACTGGGCAGCTACCTGCAGGCCCGCGCCTGCCGCGGACGCTGGCTGGTGCGTATCGAGGATATCGACCCGCCGCGCGAAGTCCCCGGCGCCGCCACACGCATTCTTAGCCAACTGGAACAGTATGGCCTGCTCTGGGACGGAGACGTGGCGTACCAGTCTCGTCGCCACGACCTTTACCGCGCGGTGCTGGCCGACCTGCAGCGTCAGGGGAAATGTTACTACTGCACCTGCACCCGGCAACGCATCCAGCAGATTGGCGGCCACTATGACGGTCACTGCCGCGATCTCAGCCTGCCGCCAAATCAGGCGGCGCTGCGTCTGCGCCAGAGCCAGCCGGTTATCCACTTTCACGATCGCTTGCGCGGGCAGATTGACGCCGACCCGACGCTGGCGCGAGAAGACTTTATTATCCATCGCCGCGATGGCCTGTTTGCCTACAATCTGGCGGTGGTGGTGGACGACCACGATCAGGGCGTTACCGAAATTGTACGCGGCGCGGACCTGATCGAACCGACGGTGCGCCAGTTATCGCTGTACCACCAGCTGGATTATCCGGCGCCGGCCTACGTGCATCTGCCGCTGGCGCTCAATTCCGACGGCAACAAACTCTCCAAGCAGAACCACGCGCCGGCGCTGCCGGACGGCGACCCGCGGGCAGTGCTGGCACAGGCGCTGGCCTTTTTGCGCCAGCCATTGCCAGCGCACTGGCAAGACCTCGATCGCGACGCATTGCTCGCATGGGCCGTCGCGCACTGGTCACTGGTTACGGTTCCCGTCGAAGCCGCCCGTACATCGCCGGAAATAACATCAGCATTCTCAAAGGGCTGAGGGTGAGCTATGATTAGCCGCTATTTTTTGTTGTGCCGTTAATTTTCCAATGATTATCGAGGTGTATTATCTTTACCCGGGTAGCTAATTTTTGCCGCAAGGTACTGAATCGTGAGAATGAGCCCGCCAGAGCGGACAATCCGCCGCAGGCGATGACGGTCGTTCCCCGTGACCAGCATGCCATTTCACGCAGCGACATTAGTGAGAATGCGCTGAAAGTACTGTATCGCCTGAGCAAAGCGGGCTATGAGGCTTATCTGGTAGGCGGCGGCGTCCGCGACCTGCTGTTGGGCAAAAAACCCAAAGACTTCGATATCACCACCAACGCTACCCCGGAACAGGTCCGCAAGTTGTTCCGCAACTGCCGACTGGTGGGCCGCCGTTTTCGTCTGGCGCATGTGATGTTCGGCCCGGAAGTCATTGAGGTCGCCACATTCCGCGGCCACCACGAACAGCATCAGGAACAGGAAACGAAAAATGCCGCCCAGCAAGGCCACAACGGTATGCTGCTGCGCGACAACATTTTCGGCACTATCGAGGAAGACGCCCAGCGGCGCGACTTCTCCATCAACAGCCTCTATTACAGCATCGCCGACTTCACCGTTCGTGACTATACCAACGGCCTGAACGACCTGCGTCAGGGGTTGATTCGTCTGATTGGCGAACCGGAAACCCGCTACCGCGAAGACCCGGTGCGCATGCTGCGCGCCGTGCGGTTCGCCGCCAAACTCGGTATGCGCATCAGCCCGGAAACCGCCGAGCCGATTCCCCGCCTGGCCTCGCTGCTGCACGACATCCCGCCGGCGCGGCTGTTTGAAGAATCGCTGAAACTGCTGCAGGCGGGTTACGGCTATCCGACCTATCAGTTGCTGTGCGAATACCAGCTGTTTCAGCCGCTGTTTCCGCTGATCAGCCGCTACTTCACCGCTAACGGCGAAAGCACGATGGAACGAATGATCGTGCAGGTGCTGAAAAACACCGATCAACGCATCCAGAACGACATGCGTGTTAATCCGGCGTTTCTGTTCTCCGCCATGCTGTGGTACCCGCTGGTGGAACATGCCCAGAAGCTGACGCAGGAGAGCGGGCTGGCTTACTTCGAGGCGTTTGCCTTAGCCATGAACGACGTGCTGGACGAACAGTGTCGCTCGCTGGCGATCCCCAAACGCATTACCTCGCTGATCCGCGATATCTGGCAATTGCAGTTGCGCCTGTCTCGCCGTCAGGGCAAACGCGCCTTTAAACTGATGGAACACCCGAAATTCCGCGCCTCTTACGACCTGCTCTGCCTGCGTGCGGAAATCGAAAACCATCAGGAGCTACAGCGCCTGGCGCAGTGGTGGGGAGAGTTTCAGGTCGCCGCGCCGCCGCGCCAGCAGGTAATGCTGAACACGCTGGATGACGGCCCGACGCCGCATCGCCGTTCACGCCGCCCGCGCAAGCGCCCTGCCCGCCGGGATAACGCCCGGTGATCCAGGTTTATCTGGCGCTGGGCAGCAACCTGTCCGAGCCATTGCAACAGGTGCGTGCGGCGCTAACCGCGCTGGACGCCATTGCGCACACCAGGCTGGCGCGCTGCTCGTCGTTTTATCGCAGCCGCCCGCTCGGCCCGCAGGATCAGCCGGATTATCTCAATGCCGTCGCCGAATTGCAGACCACGTTATCGCCGGAAACGTTGCTGGACCACACCCAGCGCATCGAGCAGGAACAAGGACGGGTGCGTAAGGATCACCGCTGGGGGCCGCGCACCCTCGACCTCGATATTCTGCTGTTCGGCTCCCTGACGCTGCATACCGAACGGCTCACGGTTCCGCACTACGATATGAAAAACCGTGAGTTTATGCTCTACCCACTGGCTGAACTGGCGCCGGAACTGGTGTTTCCCGATGGAGAAGCGCTAACGACGCGGTTACAACAGGTGCCGCGCAACGGCCTGACCCTGTGGGACGAACAATAGCCTTTCCCCCCTCATCCTGCTGACCGCGATGCGCGGCTGGCGCCGGATAAAACGCCAGTCTCTTGTTTTACAAATAGAAATAGATCGCTGTTCCTGATGCCTGCCTTCCATTAGAATGATTTCCCCTTGAACTGCCCTTGAGTTGACTCAGGAAGGTTGCCATGAAAGCGACGACTATTTCTCATCTGCGCCAGTGGAAACAGGAACAGAAAAAGTTCGCCACGTTAACGGCTTATGACGCCAGCTTCGCCCAGTTATTTTATGAACAGGGCATCCGCGTAATGCTGGTGGGGGACTCTCTCGGTATGCCCGTACAGGGCCACGACTCGACCCTGCCCGTCACCATTGACGATATGGTTTATCACACCCGCTGCGTACGGCGCGGCGCGCCGCATTGCTTGCTGTTATCCGACCTGCCATTTATGGGCGCCGCCACGCCGGAACAGGCCTGCCAGCAGGCCGCGGCGCTGATGCGCGCCGGTGCTAATATGGTCAAGATCGAAGGCGGCAGTTGGCTCGTGCCGACCGTGCGTATGCTGACCGAACGCGCCGTC
The DNA window shown above is from Dickeya dadantii NCPPB 898 and carries:
- the hrpB gene encoding ATP-dependent helicase HrpB, coding for MSLPPVSAVLDDVIQALHTAPQVLLHAPTGAGKSTWLPLQLLQRSGFSGRIIMLEPRRLAAKSVAFRLAEWLGETPGQTVGYRMRSESRVSSQTRLEVVTEGILTRMLQHDPALDGVSLVILDEFHERSLQADLALALLLDVQQGLRDDLKLLIMSATLDNSRLSSLLPQSLSVSSQGRSWPVDRHYQTVGSQERLEEAAARLIYRLLQEETGSLLVFLPGVAEIKRLQTLLENAVPTAVDICPLYGALTLAEQQKAILPAAVGRRKVVLATNIAETSLTIEGIRVVVDGGLERVALFDVKTGLTRLATQRISQASMVQRAGRAGRLEPGLCWHLFAREQAERAVAQSEPEILHSDLSGLRLDLLQWGCGDVAQLCWLDTPPQPALLAADRLLTQLGTCDAQQRLTADGRKMAELGSDPRLAAMLHAAGQDPDALATAALLAAIIEEPPRAGSPNLSDALHRPANHWQRRAQQLARRVGKTSGKVDAGKVNAGKVNESLAAWLLSAGFADRIARRRGQDGRYQLANGSGASLPPEDALAASEWLLAPVLMQSPNSADARILLALPVDIDQLARQRPELVTEQNLMHWDEEKGTLRASLRTQIGSLTLSSRPLAKPSDEVLQQAMLNWLREQGLSVLNWDEPALQLRQRLLCARQWLPEVAWPAVDDDALLASLELWLLPSLNGVRDRRTLNQINLSDALWRLLDWSQRQRLDSALPSHYTVPGGSRLPIRYDADQPPVLAVRLQEMFGEHSSPLLAEGRVALVLELLSPAMRPLQITRDLAAFWNGAYREVQKEMKGRYPKHVWPDDPANTAPTRRTRKYQNT
- the thpR gene encoding RNA 2',3'-cyclic phosphodiesterase, whose product is MTPTRRLFFALSLPDAIGQQIVHWRAAQFAPEAGRPVAAANLHLTLAFLGEVSDAKMQVLQTLAGRIRQPAFTLNLNDAGHWPRPGVVWLGCRQAPRGLLQLAEMLRSQAARNGCYQPPQPFYPHITLLRGATRPVPVPAATFGWTVQVEQFFLYESRAEAGRTHYHPVAHWPLLTS
- the sfsA gene encoding DNA/RNA nuclease SfsA; this encodes MQFSPRLQPATLLKRYKRFLADVVTPDGKNLTLHCPNTGAMTGCGTPGDTVWYSTSDNPKRKYPHTWELTQTAQGHWIGVNTLRANQLVLEALQAGRLADFTGYTTIRAEVRYGSENSRIDVLLQAEDRADCYIEVKSVTLLQHGCGYFPDAVTLRGQKHLRELQQVAAQGGRAVLCFAALHSGIDRISPAQHIDRHYAELLQLSRQQGVEILCYGAHITPDGMTLGELLPFNNVTTAS
- the dksA gene encoding RNA polymerase-binding protein DksA: MQEGQNRKTSSLSILAIAGVEPYQEKPGEEYMNDAQLAHFRRILEAWRNQLRDEVDRTVSHMQDEAANFPDPVDRAAQEEEFSLELRNRDRERKLIKKIAKTLQKIEDEDFGYCESCGVEIGIRRLEARPTADLCIDCKTLAEIREKQMAG
- the gluQRS gene encoding tRNA glutamyl-Q(34) synthetase GluQRS, with product MSELRPYVGRFAPSPSGDLHFGSLIAALGSYLQARACRGRWLVRIEDIDPPREVPGAATRILSQLEQYGLLWDGDVAYQSRRHDLYRAVLADLQRQGKCYYCTCTRQRIQQIGGHYDGHCRDLSLPPNQAALRLRQSQPVIHFHDRLRGQIDADPTLAREDFIIHRRDGLFAYNLAVVVDDHDQGVTEIVRGADLIEPTVRQLSLYHQLDYPAPAYVHLPLALNSDGNKLSKQNHAPALPDGDPRAVLAQALAFLRQPLPAHWQDLDRDALLAWAVAHWSLVTVPVEAARTSPEITSAFSKG
- the pcnB gene encoding polynucleotide adenylyltransferase PcnB, with translation MFTRVANFCRKVLNRENEPARADNPPQAMTVVPRDQHAISRSDISENALKVLYRLSKAGYEAYLVGGGVRDLLLGKKPKDFDITTNATPEQVRKLFRNCRLVGRRFRLAHVMFGPEVIEVATFRGHHEQHQEQETKNAAQQGHNGMLLRDNIFGTIEEDAQRRDFSINSLYYSIADFTVRDYTNGLNDLRQGLIRLIGEPETRYREDPVRMLRAVRFAAKLGMRISPETAEPIPRLASLLHDIPPARLFEESLKLLQAGYGYPTYQLLCEYQLFQPLFPLISRYFTANGESTMERMIVQVLKNTDQRIQNDMRVNPAFLFSAMLWYPLVEHAQKLTQESGLAYFEAFALAMNDVLDEQCRSLAIPKRITSLIRDIWQLQLRLSRRQGKRAFKLMEHPKFRASYDLLCLRAEIENHQELQRLAQWWGEFQVAAPPRQQVMLNTLDDGPTPHRRSRRPRKRPARRDNAR
- the folK gene encoding 2-amino-4-hydroxy-6-hydroxymethyldihydropteridine diphosphokinase, which codes for MIQVYLALGSNLSEPLQQVRAALTALDAIAHTRLARCSSFYRSRPLGPQDQPDYLNAVAELQTTLSPETLLDHTQRIEQEQGRVRKDHRWGPRTLDLDILLFGSLTLHTERLTVPHYDMKNREFMLYPLAELAPELVFPDGEALTTRLQQVPRNGLTLWDEQ